TCTTTTCCCTGAACTTAAAAAATAAATACTTAATGATTAAAGCAAAAATTATGACAAAGATAGTCGCAATTAATGGCTTTGGCCGGATTGGCCGCCAGGCCTATAAAGCGGCGATTGATCTTAAATCCAAATTTAAAGTAGTGGCTGTCAATGACTTAACCGATCCAGCGACTTTGGCTTACCTTTTAAAATATGATTCAGTCTATGGACAATGGAAAGGGCATAAGGTTTCAGCCACTAAAGATTCTATTATTGTTGATGGCAATAAAATCCAGGTTTTTGCGGAAAAAGATCCCGGCAAATTGCCCTGGAAAAAGTTAAAAATTGACGTGGTTATTGAATCAACTGGTTTTTTTACTGAAAAGGAGGGCGCGAGCTTGCATTTGAAAGCAGGTGCGAAGGCAGTTGTTATTTCAGCGCCGACCAAATCTGAAGATATAAATACTTTTGTGATTGGCGCAAATGAAAAAAAACTGAAAAAAGGTGAACAAATTATTTCCAATGCTTCTTGTACTACAAATTGCACTTCGCCCGTGATGTCTGTTTTAATGAACCGTTTTGGCGTAAAAAAAGCCATGTTAACGACTGTTCATGCTTATACCGCCACTCAAAAGCTCGTTGATGGCCCTGATGCCAAAGATCCAAGACGGGGCAGGGCAGCTGCGGTAAATATTGTGCCCTCAACCACTGGCGCTGCAAATGCGGTTATCCAGACTTTGCCTGAACTTAAAAATAAATTTGACGGTCTATCAATCAGAGTACCTGTTATAACAGGATCATTAATTGACGTGACAGCGCTATTAAAGAAAAAAGTTACTGTTAAGCAAGTTAATGATGCATTTATTAGTGCGTCAAAAAATCCATTATATAAAAAAATAATTGGTGTGACTTATGATCCGATTGTTTCCACTGACACAATCGGCACGACCTTGTCTGCGATTGTTGATTTGGGTACAACGAAGGTGGTTGACGGGGATTTGGTCAAGGTTTTGGCTTGGTATGATAATGAATATGGATATTCATGCCGTTTGGCTGAAATGGTGGAAATGGTGAAGATCTGAATTATGAACTCTGAATTATGAATTATGAAATATTGATATATTAAGCGCTTCAGTAAAATGGGGCGCTTTTTCTTGACAATAAAAAAAATACGTGTTTAGATTTATTTAAGAAGAATACAATTGATCTTTAAAAAGGAGGAAAAAATGGATCTAAGGGATAAATTAGGGATTGTTTGTATTTTTTTAATGGTATTGGCTTTTGGGTTGGCTGGTTTTTTACATGTATATGAAAAAAAAGTTCTTCCCGAAGTCAAAGACGCAAAACAATATTTTGAGAATTACAAACAAAAAAATCCAGTGCCCAAAAATTGTAATGCAGAAGGGCCGATTGACACCAATGACTGGGAACAAAAAGCCAAGGTCTACACTTATGTTTATCAATGTGAAAAAGGAATAACCCCAGACGGCCGTTTGAAGGAATTAGAGATAAAATATCTCTTTGTCGTCTGTTCATCGCAGGGTTCAAATCTCAAACTGGATATTATTCCCAGATTTGAAAATCATCTGGATCTCGTGCCAACCAAGGATAATGTTGTTTGTGGCTCAAAAGGGCCAATCTGAAAGAAGTTAACTGGCGAATAAGGAAATGCATTAAGCGTTTCCTTTTTTATTATCTCAAATTTTGATATAATTAGAGCAGTTATGAATAAAACCAAATTAAATCAATTTGTTGATTATTTAGTAAAAAATAATCTAGTTTATGCGCCACAATATAATGTTGAGGGATATTTGCATTTGGCTGAATTAAAAAATGCCAAAGATTTTTATTTGGGCTCAGAACTTCCGCTTGATTCCTGGAAATGGTACATGTTGCCGCCTTATCAGAAAATGTTTGATTATGAGGGACAAAATTTTAAAGAAAGCTTGCCCGTCTTGGCCGAGGCCAGGTCTAAGATTAAAAGTCAGATTTTTCTTGGCGTTTCAATTCTAGATTTACAGGCCTTAACTTTGCTAAATCAGGTTTTTGAGCAAGACCCTTATTATCAGGAAATTAAAAAGAAAACTTTGGTTATTGGCACAAGTCATGTGCCCAAAGAAAATTTTTATAAATATTTTGCCAAGTTTGAGGAGGATAAACTTGAACATCTGCAGTTTGATATTTTTCTGGCAGTGCAAAAAAATGATTTTAAAATTTATACTGGCTCAGAAGACGGACAGCGACTTTTGGATAAGTTTTCCGCCAAAGGCGGATCCGCCTCTGGCGGAGGCTATAAAAATTACCAGCATATTGAATATGCAGGACCAATCAGGGAAGAAGGGCTAGATGCTCAAATGGTTTCAGTCATGGATGGCATGCAAAATTTCCATAACCAGAAAATTTGGGATGATCTGGGTAAACGCTGTATTCAATGCGGCAAATGCACCATTGCCTGCCCTGTTTGTTTTTGTTTTAGGATTTATGAC
Above is a window of Patescibacteria group bacterium DNA encoding:
- the gap gene encoding type I glyceraldehyde-3-phosphate dehydrogenase, which codes for MTKIVAINGFGRIGRQAYKAAIDLKSKFKVVAVNDLTDPATLAYLLKYDSVYGQWKGHKVSATKDSIIVDGNKIQVFAEKDPGKLPWKKLKIDVVIESTGFFTEKEGASLHLKAGAKAVVISAPTKSEDINTFVIGANEKKLKKGEQIISNASCTTNCTSPVMSVLMNRFGVKKAMLTTVHAYTATQKLVDGPDAKDPRRGRAAAVNIVPSTTGAANAVIQTLPELKNKFDGLSIRVPVITGSLIDVTALLKKKVTVKQVNDAFISASKNPLYKKIIGVTYDPIVSTDTIGTTLSAIVDLGTTKVVDGDLVKVLAWYDNEYGYSCRLAEMVEMVKI
- a CDS encoding 4Fe-4S dicluster domain-containing protein — translated: MNKTKLNQFVDYLVKNNLVYAPQYNVEGYLHLAELKNAKDFYLGSELPLDSWKWYMLPPYQKMFDYEGQNFKESLPVLAEARSKIKSQIFLGVSILDLQALTLLNQVFEQDPYYQEIKKKTLVIGTSHVPKENFYKYFAKFEEDKLEHLQFDIFLAVQKNDFKIYTGSEDGQRLLDKFSAKGGSASGGGYKNYQHIEYAGPIREEGLDAQMVSVMDGMQNFHNQKIWDDLGKRCIQCGKCTIACPVCFCFRIYDQSNLAKDSGSRNRCWDTCFYNEFTQVAGPAPSAPKHRLMTTTAQKIYFWYEHHFVRTPATFSLPGCVECGRCTRTCPADIDVFQTQRDILKAREKKAKK